The Papaver somniferum cultivar HN1 chromosome 6, ASM357369v1, whole genome shotgun sequence genome segment ACGTGGGATTATCAAACATTAAATATATTTCTCCATTCTTCTCTATTTGAAGTCCACAAACACGAGATACTTACTTTAACCTTTGTTTCGTGGAAGCTCACCTACTGGATTACTACAACCGCAACAAATTTGCATTTCCCAATTTGGTTTGGGAATTCGTCGGTGAAAGCAATGCAAGCTTGGAAGAACACACTACACTATACAAATGGAAAGCCGCATGAAAGTATGAGAATATGCTTCATTATGCCGCAATAGCACAAGGGGACTGCTACCCATAGTTCTAATTTGCCAAAACTAAGGTCCAATCGAGAGACGTCAATGAAATTGAGATTTCTGTCTTGTTCTTAAATGAAGTCAAAATCAAAAATGTCTTTTTCTTGTAAAGTTTCATTATCCGTAATACTTTGaagatatatgattgcatcatcATCACATGTTCATCTCTCCATTTTTAGTGACCGAAATCCCCTCTCTGGCTCTAAAAATAGGCTATCCCTCCGGTCAAAGTTCAAACTTTATTAACTCTGTCTATCTATTGATTATCTCTATTCCTCGATTAAAATTTTTATTTAGACTTTGTCTCCTAAACCGCGGCGGGATACTATATATATTCCAATTTGCTTCCTGCCCACCACTTTCTCTCGATTTCTCTAACAGAAAAAACAACCACAAACCGAAAATGGGTTCTTGAAATTCCTGTGATCAACCAAAATAGCCATGAACAATCCTTCCATTCTCATATTTCTTCGTATCAGCTGGTAatactctctctctttctctcttttctcATTTCAATTCCTGTAGTTATATTGATTTATTGGATCTTTTCAATGTAATTGATTTTTATTGTTAAGCATTCAATGTATTTGATTAATTTCCATGAGTTTATTTCGTCGGTTAATTTTTGAGATTCTAGTGAGAACCCATTTCTCTACTCATATTAACATACATGTATGAGCAATTTTGTTTGTAGAAGCCATTTAGCTTGGTTTTTTTTAGCTTATTTAGATATGAGTTTGTGTTTAATTTCAAGTTTCGTGGTGTTGGTATGAAATAAACTACCTCTGTTGAATATTGATTAAGATCTTTATTATACAAGATTTAATGTTCTCTAGTACTACTTTTATCATTATCTCATATACATTTTTGTGGTTCATGATGACTTGATTGAGCAATTAGGGTATTTTACTTTTTTATCTATAGCATGGTTTGGCTAGAGAATTTCTGTTGTTGTTTGATTTATGAGCAATTTGATATCTTTTCTTCTGTGTACTATAATTATGAgatattgattttgttattgttgttgtcttAATGTATGCCATCTGATATCTGATTATGGGAAGGCTCTAGTGTCTGGGGATTTATCACTGTTTCATGGGCAACGCATGCCGCGGATCTTTTGGAGGAAAATATTTAGACGGGTATACAGAGCCCATAGAATACTCAAGGCGTAACAACAACTATAACGCCTTCAATAATCACCATCACCATTCAGATTCTGATAATTCACCAACCAGTTTCAACTCCCACCATAATCATAGCCCAAGAAAACCTCCAAAAACTTCTTTATTTAGTCCAAGAGGTACCAGTATGAGGAGAGGGTTGGAAAACCAAGCTTACTATGTATTGGGTCACAAGACTGCCAACATTCGTGATCTCTATGCATTTGGTCGTAAATTAGGACAAGGACAATTTGGTACTACTTATCTGTGCACTGAAATATCCACTGGTAATGAATACGCATGTAAATCTATCTCAAaaaggaaattgatttctaaagaAGATTTAGATGATGTGCGGAGGGAAATTCAGATAATGCACCATCTTTCTGGTCATAAGAATATTGTGACCATCAAGGGTGCTTATGAGGATTCGTTGTATGTGCATATTGTCATGGAGTTGTGCTCTGGAGGTGAATTGTTCGATAGAATTATTCAGAGGGGACATTATAGTGAAAGGAAGGCTGCTGAATTGACTAGGATTATTGTGGGTGTTGTTGAGGCTTGTCATTCGCTTGGAGTCATGCACAGGGATTTGAAACCAGAGAATTTCTTGCTTGTGAATAAGGATGATGATTTTTCTCTGAAAGCTATTGATTTTGGGCTCTCTGTTTTCTTCAAGCCAGGTATAGAAAAAAAATAACTGTGCGTAACGTAATGCACTAATGTACGTACTTGCATAATTGTCTACAGAAGAAAAGATTATGTTACTGATTGTTTGACAAAACAAACTTGCGCTCGATATTACTTTCAGGTCAGATTTTCAGTGATGTGGTTGGAAGCCCATATTATGTTGCTCCCGAGGTACTTTGCAAGCATTATGGGCCAGAAGCAGATGTCTGGACGGCAGGAGTGATACTCTATATATTGCTGAGTGGTGTGCCACCTTTTTGGGCaggtatattatttttatttttctgttggCTAGTGGCTTCCCTATGGACTGGATCATTGTGGTTGTTAAGCTAAAACAAAGTTCTTTGCGAATTCAGAAACACAACAAGGGATATTTGACGCGGTGTTGAAGGGAGTGATTGACTTTGATTCTGAACCATGGCCTTTAATTTCTGACAGTGCCAAGGATCTTATTCAGAAGATGCTTTGTTCTCAACCTCAAGATCGCTACACTGCTCATGAAGTACTGTGTATGTTTGTCTTACCCCTTCTATGTTAACCTTCCCCGGGCTACATCATTTAATATCTTCAAACAAGTGATAGAAAGCAGACATTTTCTTAGAGACTATGATGTGTTTCAAATATTGGTCTTTTGCTTTTCTTAAGAAGTGTGATAGTGTTCTGGATGTATGTTATTTTCTATTTGGTAAAATAGATGTGTACAGTCATCACTTGATATGCTTTCTTTACTTTCTTTCTAATGTTAGGTCATCCCTGGATTTGTGAAAATGGGGTCGCTCCTGACCGTGCATTAGATCCAGCAGTTCTTTCTAGGCTGAAACAGTTTTCCGCAATgaacaagttgaagaagatggCTTTGCGGGTTAGTTAAAGTTCTGGTTTCTCATACTGTGAATGTGTACATAGTACTTATTATCTGCATTCTTGAACTAACTAGTGATGCAAGTCGAGATAGTAGATACCTTCACTAAGCCACATTGTATGCTATAAAGCATCAAGTTTTTTTATATCATTTCTAAAAAACAGTCGGTGAAATACTTGAGAAAACTATGTTTCATAATCACTGATTGTTGTATTCCAGAATGCCTACCAAAATTTGGAATAGCATGTCTTTGTATCTTTTTCTACTTATGTTTCCAGTTTTTTCCCTTCTTATACTTAATTTATTTTACTCTAAGATAATAATTTGAGGGGGTGAGAGTTAAGATGTCTCTATGTGTATTGCCAGGTAATAGCTGAAAGTTTGTCAGAGGAGGAGATTGCTGGTTTGAAGGAGATGTTTAAAGCAATGGATACTGACAACAGTGGTGCAATCACATTCGATGAATTGAAAGCTGGCCTGAGAAGATATGGCTCTACATTGAAAGAATCGGAGATTCGCGATCTTATGGATGCAGTAAGACTGCCTTCCTCAGAAAATTTCTTATCTTATGGTGACCGTTGTGAACACAGCTTTGCACTTTATCCAGCTTACTCTTTGTATAATCCCATTATGAGGTAGCATGTAGGATGACTGATAGCTCAAGTATTGCGGCTGGCGACCTCATTACTGATATTTTGCTGAATTACTACTGCTTTAAACTAGCGTTGACCAGTTATCAGCCTCCTTACGAGATTATTATTCCTACCTCCtacgaaaaaataaaaacatggtAGAATGTGCTAGCTAATCAAGCTTATACCTGTTTTAGGCTGATGTAGACAATAGTGGGACAATCGACTACGGTGAGTTTATTGCTGCTACGGTTCATCTTAACAAGCTGGAACGTGAGGAACACCTAGTTGCTGCATTCGCATACTTTGACAAAGATGGGAGTGGTTACATTACTATTGATGAACTCCAACAAGCTTGTGTGGATCACAACATGACAGATGTTGTTCTTGATGATATTATCAAAGAAGTTGATCAAGATAATGTAAGTTCATTTGGTTTGAGTACTCTGCCCTTCGTTTCATTTTGTCgttttgatttcatttcaatATACTGTATGATGATGACTCGAGGAAAACTGTGGGCAGATACTATACGAGCTAATATTTCTCTAATTAACCTAAATGTTCTTGTATACTTATCTTGGTCAGGATGGGCGTATAGACTATTCGGAATTTGTGGCTATGATGACCAAGGGCAGTACAGGATTCGGAAGACGAACCATGCGAAACAGCCTGAATTTGAGTAATAGGGATTCACCACGAGCGCACAAGGATTCGCCACGAGCGCACAAGGATTCACCACGAACCCATAGAGATTCTCCACGAGCACATAGGGATTCACCATGCGCCCCTTAGCTTTCAGTCACAAATATACTTTGTACAGGTAAAATCTCAGAAGTCTTGTATGTCTAGTCAAATAAATGAATTTGTCTTGTCTGGTAGCTAAGCTAGTGAACTTATGATTGTGAATGATGTATAGATTGTACAGCAACAACAGAAAGGAGGAAACCGACAGGCAATGGCTTTGAAGAAGTGCAATTTTGGTTCTTTCCCAGCTAGGGAACCTCATGGAAGCTTTTCTGAGAGGAAATTCTGTGATAAGCTGCTTAGCGCTATGTCCCCGGCGTCAAATTGTTGCTGAATGATTCAAAGATTTTCTTACAAGATTATACAACTACATTTGTGTGTTTTAAGTGTTGTTCTTATTTGTGTTTCCTTGGTTTTTTTGAATTTTCATCAGGACTTGAGTTCTATTTTTGAAAACCGACTCAGAAAAAGGGTTCCAAAACTTTATACAATATGGTTTACTTACCTTCGCCGAAGTGTTGATATACG includes the following:
- the LOC113289649 gene encoding calcium-dependent protein kinase 26-like; its protein translation is MGNACRGSFGGKYLDGYTEPIEYSRRNNNYNAFNNHHHHSDSDNSPTSFNSHHNHSPRKPPKTSLFSPRGTSMRRGLENQAYYVLGHKTANIRDLYAFGRKLGQGQFGTTYLCTEISTGNEYACKSISKRKLISKEDLDDVRREIQIMHHLSGHKNIVTIKGAYEDSLYVHIVMELCSGGELFDRIIQRGHYSERKAAELTRIIVGVVEACHSLGVMHRDLKPENFLLVNKDDDFSLKAIDFGLSVFFKPGQIFSDVVGSPYYVAPEVLCKHYGPEADVWTAGVILYILLSGVPPFWAETQQGIFDAVLKGVIDFDSEPWPLISDSAKDLIQKMLCSQPQDRYTAHEVLCHPWICENGVAPDRALDPAVLSRLKQFSAMNKLKKMALRVIAESLSEEEIAGLKEMFKAMDTDNSGAITFDELKAGLRRYGSTLKESEIRDLMDAADVDNSGTIDYGEFIAATVHLNKLEREEHLVAAFAYFDKDGSGYITIDELQQACVDHNMTDVVLDDIIKEVDQDNDGRIDYSEFVAMMTKGSTGFGRRTMRNSLNLSNRDSPRAHKDSPRAHKDSPRTHRDSPRAHRDSPCAP